One segment of Prionailurus bengalensis isolate Pbe53 chromosome X, Fcat_Pben_1.1_paternal_pri, whole genome shotgun sequence DNA contains the following:
- the CLDN34 gene encoding claudin-34: MALPQGANSCQSAGFALATLGWILTITSMGLVEWRVWHIGNTSLSDSGVVCVGMWKVCIYHHAPNTNRSTLCYHYTQEDTYIPLDIRICQNLLLVASILGLMGRVSTIFALKNVCGGSVQRNATFGPLVSGILDIAAGICVLIPVIWNYHSVMNEEGIAFPPFLSLPFKPNTQELGSAVLVAGLSAIMMLSSGLIFLFYRCPIARQVQPQSSEM; this comes from the coding sequence ATGGCCTTGCCGCAGGGTGCCAACAGCTGCCAATCGGCAGGCTTCGCCCTAGCCACCCTAGGATGGATCCTCACCATCACTTCCATGGGCCTCGTGGAGTGGCGAGTGTGGCACATAGGGAacacctctctctctgactccggAGTGGTCTGTGTGGGAATGTGGAAGGTGTGCATTTACCACCATGCCCCCAACACCAACAGATCTACATTGTGTTACCATTACACCCAAGAGGATACTTACATCCCTTTGGATATTCGTATTTGTCAAAATCTCCTGTTGGTCGCCAGCATCCTAGGTCTCATGGGGAGAGTCTCCACCATCTTTGCACTTAAAAATGTGTGCGGTGGAAGTGTTCAGAGGAATGCCACCTTTGGTCCACTCGTCTCAGGAATTCTGGACATAGCTGCTGGCATCTGTGTCTTGATCCCTGTGATCTGGAATTACCACTCCGTGATGAATGAAGAGGGTATTGCCTTCCCACcatttctctctctacctttcaaaCCCAATACCCAGGAGCTGGGCAGTGCTGTTCTGGTGGCAGGCCTGAGTGCCATCATGATGCTGTCCAGCggattaattttcctcttttacaGGTGCCCCATAGCTCGCCAAGTGCAGCCTCAATCTTCAGAAATGTAA
- the LOC122477725 gene encoding putative claudin-24, translating to MTSGVLRLVKNAGLLGSLAGQVCSLVTLCIPQWLTLSSGLLESEKYTLGLWETCVTQDTGGRVCQASASLRDLAAEMLVARILMCGACVAGSLGLAAVLLGLTRVRYGGHQGSSLERSTNVAGGALFFLAGLATLVPVSYIARVTVQRFWGPEFPTDVPRWDYGNAMFSGWLGGFFLLTGGLLLIASQLCGNRLAEKPTSFPSKLDFSRKVPFAKVDFV from the coding sequence ATGACGAGTGGGGTGCTCCGCCTGGTCAAGAACGCGGGGCTCTTGGGCTCCCTGGCTGGCCAGGTGTGCTCCCTGGTGACGCTCTGCATCCCTCAGTGGCTGACCCTCTCCTCGGGCCTACTGGAGAGTGAGAAGTACACGCTGGGCCTGTGGGAAACGTGCGTGACTCAAGACACGGGTGGCCGTGTGTGCCAGGCCTCTGCCAGCCTGCGGGACCTGGCCGCCGAAATGCTGGTGGCCCGCATCCTCATGTGTGGCGCCTGTGTCGCTGGCTCGCTCGGGCTGGCGGCCGTCCTTCTGGGACTGACACGTGTGAGGTACGGGGGCCACCAGGGAAGCTCTTTGGAGAGAAGCACGAACGTTGCAGGGGGAGCTCTGTTCTTCCTCGCTGGACTCGCCACTTTGGTGCCCGTGTCCTACATCGCCCGGGTCACCGTGCAGAGGTTCTGGGGCCCTGAGTTCCCCACCGACGTGCCCCGGTGGGACTACGGCAATGCCATGTTCAGCGGCTGGCTTGGCGGATTTTTCCTTTTGACCGGAGGCCTTCTTCTGATCGCGTCACAGCTTTGTGGCAACAGATTGGCTGAAAAACCCACCTCTTTTCCTTCAAAACTGGACTTCTCAAGAAAAGTGCCTTTTGCTAAAGTAGACTTTGTTTAA